CGCCGTCGTGTCGGGCAGCAATCCCGCGCCGCGCATGCCCGAGAGGAACCACGATGCCTTGTCCGCGGTCGGGCAGTTCAGGTCCGCACCATAGAAAAGATGGAAATCGGAAGCATCCAGATTCCCGCGCCCGGAGTCGAAGACCGGGCCCAGGCTGTTCCGCAGCGTGGCGGGAGCGCAGCCGGTGTAGTTCGGCTTCGCCAGGATAGAGATCAGCTCGTTCCGGAAGGAGGGGTCTTGGCAGACCCGGCAGGCGTGCAGCAGCGCGGCACCCAAGGCGATGCATTCCTCGCGGCGCTCGTTGACGAACTCGCCCGTCACCAGCAGCACCTTTTCCGGATGGCCGGTCGCCAGCTCGGCGGAGGTTGCCGGGCACCAACCGGTGCCGCTAAGAATGCTTTCGGAGTTCCAAGGCTCGCCCACGCAGTAGCCGTCAATGTGGCCGATCGCGAGATTTCGCGGCATCAACGGCGGCGGCAGGAAGACGATCTCCGCATCCCGCCCCGGGACGATGCCGTGGCGCCGCAGCCACCCGTGAAGAAGCAGGTGGTGGGAGGAAAAGCGGTGCGCCGCGGCTAGCGTGAAGGGGCGGTTCTTCTTCCAGCGATGCGTGAGATGGGCGGCCAGTCCTTCGCCGCTGCGGATCGATTCCGGCGGCAGGTCGCGCGTCAGGGTGATCGCATTGCCGTGGGCGCTTAGCACCAGCGGAACCGCGATCTCGCGGCGAGTCTTGCTCAGGCCCAAGGCCAGATAGAAGGCTAAGCCCGCGATCGATTGGGCGGCGTCCAGTTCCCCGTAGGAAAGCATGTCGCGCACGGTCGCCCAGCCCGGCTGGCGGGAGAGCTTCACGTTCAGCCCGTAGCTTTTGAAGAGTCCCAGCTCGTGGGCCACCGCCACCGGCGCGCAATCATTCAACGGAACAAAACCGAGGCGGATCGGTGAGCGGGATTCAGTGGCGACGTGGCTTTCCATGCGTGCCAATGCGTAAGCGGAAAGGGTGCCAACACCGCAGCATTGGCATGTCCCCTGCTGACCGAACCCCGGAATTCCGATGAGATTTGTTCATGACTGACCTGCTGCCCGATCTCCGCCAATTGCGCGCTTTCGTGGCCGTCGCCGACGAAGGCAGCTTCACGCTTGCTGCCAAAAAACTGTTCCTGACCCAGTCGGCCATCAGTCACTCGATGAAGGCGCTGGAAGATAGCTTGGGCTGCCGGCTTCTCGACCGCCTCGGCAAAAAGACGGTGCTTACCGAGGAGGGCGAGGTCTTTCTCCGCCGCTGCCGCCGCGTGCTCGGCGAGCTGGAAGATGCCGGCCGCGAGCTCGATGGTCTCAAGCGCTGGGGACAGGGCCGCATCCGCATTGGGGCGCCGCACTCCCTTTGCCAGTTTCTTTTGCCCACGGTCCTCCGCGAGTTCCGCGATTGCTTTCCCCGCTGCGAACCCACCATCGAGGCGGATGATACCACCCGCCTGCTTGAGCGGATCGAGGAGCACGAGCTCGATCTCGTACTCGGCCTGCTCCCGCGCGGTGGTGCCCCGGAGGGCTACCGGCCGATCTTCCGGGACCGCATGACCTTCGCTGTCTCGCCGATGCACCCTTGGGCGGAGGCTGGACGCATCGACCTCGATGAGATGTCGCGCGTTCAGTTCATCATCTACGCCCGCGCCACCGAGACGCATCGCCTCATCGAAGAGCATTTCGACAAGCTCGGCGTTCGCACCCGCCAGCCCCTCGTGCTTGGCGATATGGAGGCCATCAAGGGCATGGCCAAGATCGGCCTCGGCGTCGGCATCGTCGCTCCTTGGGTGGCCAAGCGCGAGTTCGACGATGGCTCGCTGGTTCCGATCCAGATTGAGGGTTCGGCCATCGAGCGCGAGTGGGGACTCTTCTACAATACCGACCGCAAGCTCAGCCTGATCGAGGAGACCTTCGCAGGCATCGCCGAGATGGTCGGCCGTGAGTTGGGCGGTTCGGACCACTAACTCTGAAAGGCCTCACACCCTTTAAACGAAGAGCGCCGGGTGAATACCCGGCGCTTCTGTTTATGAGGTGAGAATCCTCCTCGGAAAGATCAGACGGAAGGGATGACGGGCTGAATCCGAATCACGCGGATTTCAATCCTATCGATCCCGTCCATCCCGGTCCCTTTCCCGATAGGCTTCCTTAGAACGTATAGTTCAGCTCCACACTGGCGCGCGTGGTGGAAAGATAGAGCGAATCCTCCGAGTCGAAGTAGCCCAGCTTCGC
This window of the Luteolibacter rhizosphaerae genome carries:
- a CDS encoding CmpA/NrtA family ABC transporter substrate-binding protein — translated: MESHVATESRSPIRLGFVPLNDCAPVAVAHELGLFKSYGLNVKLSRQPGWATVRDMLSYGELDAAQSIAGLAFYLALGLSKTRREIAVPLVLSAHGNAITLTRDLPPESIRSGEGLAAHLTHRWKKNRPFTLAAAHRFSSHHLLLHGWLRRHGIVPGRDAEIVFLPPPLMPRNLAIGHIDGYCVGEPWNSESILSGTGWCPATSAELATGHPEKVLLVTGEFVNERREECIALGAALLHACRVCQDPSFRNELISILAKPNYTGCAPATLRNSLGPVFDSGRGNLDASDFHLFYGADLNCPTADKASWFLSGMRGAGLLPDTTAAPLTRLYRQDLFRASEKLLLPS
- a CDS encoding LysR family transcriptional regulator, encoding MTDLLPDLRQLRAFVAVADEGSFTLAAKKLFLTQSAISHSMKALEDSLGCRLLDRLGKKTVLTEEGEVFLRRCRRVLGELEDAGRELDGLKRWGQGRIRIGAPHSLCQFLLPTVLREFRDCFPRCEPTIEADDTTRLLERIEEHELDLVLGLLPRGGAPEGYRPIFRDRMTFAVSPMHPWAEAGRIDLDEMSRVQFIIYARATETHRLIEEHFDKLGVRTRQPLVLGDMEAIKGMAKIGLGVGIVAPWVAKREFDDGSLVPIQIEGSAIEREWGLFYNTDRKLSLIEETFAGIAEMVGRELGGSDH